One Arthrobacter sp. FW306-07-I genomic window carries:
- a CDS encoding NtaA/DmoA family FMN-dependent monooxygenase (This protein belongs to a clade of FMN-dependent monooxygenases, within a broader family of flavin-dependent oxidoreductases, the luciferase-like monooxygenase (LMM) family, some of whose members use coenzyme F420 rather than FMN.), translating into MGRQLKLNLFIYPGGHHEAAWRHPKSQTDRLLDIGFYQELAQRAEAAKLDAVFYADGPALESNVQYATRFRIEPFTWLSAVAVATERIGLIGTASTTYLEPYNAARLFASLDHLSKGRAGWNIVTTGAERAAQNFGLDEHPPHAERYSRADEFVRVVGKLWDSWEDGAVVADAGSGLFADPSLIHKIGHEGKYFRVAGPLNTPRSPQGRPVFVQAGSSADGKAFAAEHAEAVFTAHQSLASFTPTSRSRRRRSAATQATSWCSPESAPTWAPRRPKPGR; encoded by the coding sequence ATGGGCCGGCAGCTGAAGCTCAACCTCTTCATCTACCCGGGCGGCCACCACGAGGCTGCGTGGCGGCACCCGAAGTCGCAGACGGACCGGCTGCTGGACATCGGTTTTTACCAGGAGCTGGCGCAGCGGGCGGAGGCCGCCAAGCTGGATGCAGTGTTCTACGCGGACGGGCCGGCACTGGAAAGCAACGTGCAGTACGCCACCCGGTTCCGGATCGAACCCTTCACGTGGCTGTCCGCCGTCGCGGTGGCCACTGAACGAATCGGCTTGATTGGCACGGCCAGCACCACCTACCTGGAGCCTTACAACGCCGCCCGGCTGTTCGCCTCACTGGACCACCTCAGCAAGGGCCGCGCAGGCTGGAACATCGTGACCACCGGCGCGGAGCGTGCGGCGCAGAACTTCGGACTGGATGAACACCCACCGCACGCTGAACGCTACTCCCGGGCCGACGAGTTCGTCCGCGTGGTTGGCAAGTTGTGGGACAGCTGGGAGGACGGCGCCGTGGTGGCCGACGCCGGCAGCGGACTTTTCGCCGACCCGTCCCTGATCCACAAAATCGGCCATGAGGGCAAGTACTTCCGGGTGGCGGGTCCGCTCAACACCCCGCGGTCCCCGCAGGGCCGTCCGGTCTTCGTCCAGGCCGGGTCCTCTGCGGACGGGAAGGCTTTCGCGGCCGAACACGCCGAAGCCGTGTTCACCGCGCACCAGTCCCTGGCCTCTTTTACTCCGACATCAAGGAGCAGGCGGCGGCGTTCGGCCGCGACCCAGGCCACCTCCTGGTGCTCCCCGGAATCAGCCCCTACCTGGGCTCCACGGAGGCCGAAGCCCGGGCGTTGA
- a CDS encoding universal stress protein, with product MANVVVVGVDASQSARKAAEVALDLAQSLGASLHVVTGFEIENAETFGVGSDKVRISNADSSEMVAKSLAASHPGVEITHFAARGKPADSLIKEAVRLDARVIVVGNRRMRGIGRLLGSVANSVAHNAPCDVYIANTYED from the coding sequence ATGGCCAATGTAGTTGTTGTAGGTGTGGATGCCAGCCAGTCGGCACGGAAGGCTGCGGAGGTGGCGCTGGACCTCGCCCAGTCGCTGGGAGCGTCACTGCACGTGGTGACTGGTTTTGAAATTGAAAACGCGGAGACCTTTGGCGTGGGATCGGACAAGGTCCGGATCTCCAACGCCGACAGCTCGGAGATGGTGGCCAAGTCCCTGGCCGCATCGCATCCGGGAGTGGAAATCACGCACTTCGCAGCACGCGGCAAGCCGGCCGATTCCCTCATCAAGGAAGCCGTCCGCCTGGATGCCCGCGTGATCGTGGTGGGCAACCGGAGGATGCGCGGCATCGGCCGGCTCCTGGGCAGTGTGGCCAACAGCGTGGCGCACAACGCCCCGTGCGATGTCTACATCGCGAACACCTACGAGGACTGA
- a CDS encoding (R)-mandelonitrile lyase: protein MKYTKSGGQTGAGPAEWFTGTVQIDGIRNPDEQSAIGCAHVRFAPGARTGWHHHPKGQTLYVTDGVGLVARRGGEIQEIRPGDVVYIEPGEEHWHGATPERFMAHIAMQEADANGQVVTWLHHVTDEEYGA, encoded by the coding sequence ATGAAGTACACCAAAAGCGGCGGCCAGACCGGCGCCGGACCGGCGGAATGGTTCACCGGAACCGTGCAGATCGACGGCATCCGGAACCCTGACGAGCAGTCGGCCATCGGCTGTGCGCATGTGCGGTTCGCCCCCGGTGCCCGCACCGGTTGGCACCACCATCCCAAGGGCCAGACCCTCTACGTGACCGACGGGGTTGGGCTCGTGGCCCGGCGCGGCGGCGAAATCCAGGAGATTCGTCCCGGCGATGTGGTCTACATCGAGCCGGGCGAGGAGCACTGGCACGGGGCCACCCCGGAGCGGTTCATGGCACACATCGCCATGCAGGAGGCCGATGCGAATGGGCAGGTGGTCACGTGGCTCCACCACGTTACCGACGAGGAGTACGGCGCCTGA
- a CDS encoding MFS transporter: METMAPEATVTNISAPQKPDGQHPAHWGGVYAMSLCVFALIASEFMPVSLLTPMAAELQVSEGMVGQGIAISGLFAVLTSLSVATLAGSMNRKTLLLGLTGLMALSGALVALAPGYLLFMVGRALIGVVIGGFWSMSAATAMRLVPASKVPRALAVFNGGNALATVLAAPLGSYLGSIIGWRGAFFCLVPVALLALVWQWISLPSMPGGTRPAGTGGIFAVFRELKNKPVAWGMAACGSFFMGQFVLFTYIRPFLETVTRVDAATVSLVLLVIGAAGFAGTLLIGRYLGKRLYRTLVAIPVLMAIIAAALVPTGDWLAAVVVLLGLWGLMSTSAPVGWWSWIAKAMPHNAEAGGGLMVAVIQTSIALGSTLGGVLFDSAGYRGTFLAAAAILAAATVLAFMTSRVTDRTAGTSNTLSSNPD; this comes from the coding sequence ATGGAAACCATGGCCCCCGAAGCAACAGTCACAAATATCAGTGCGCCCCAAAAACCCGACGGGCAGCACCCTGCGCACTGGGGCGGCGTGTATGCGATGTCGCTGTGCGTCTTCGCGCTGATCGCCTCCGAGTTCATGCCTGTAAGCCTGCTGACGCCAATGGCCGCCGAGCTCCAGGTCTCCGAAGGGATGGTGGGGCAGGGCATTGCGATCTCCGGCCTGTTTGCAGTCCTGACCAGCCTTTCGGTGGCCACGCTGGCCGGCAGCATGAACCGGAAGACCCTGCTGCTGGGACTGACCGGGCTCATGGCCCTCTCCGGTGCCCTCGTTGCGTTGGCTCCGGGATACCTGCTCTTCATGGTGGGCCGCGCCCTCATTGGCGTGGTGATTGGCGGGTTCTGGTCCATGTCCGCGGCAACTGCGATGCGGCTGGTGCCTGCCTCCAAGGTGCCCCGGGCCCTGGCGGTCTTCAATGGCGGCAATGCCCTCGCCACAGTCCTGGCCGCACCGCTGGGCAGCTATTTGGGCTCCATTATCGGCTGGCGCGGGGCATTCTTTTGCCTGGTCCCCGTGGCGCTGCTGGCACTCGTCTGGCAGTGGATCAGCCTTCCATCCATGCCGGGCGGGACACGTCCTGCGGGAACCGGGGGCATCTTCGCGGTTTTCCGGGAGCTCAAGAACAAACCCGTCGCCTGGGGGATGGCCGCCTGCGGGTCCTTCTTCATGGGGCAGTTCGTCCTGTTCACCTACATCCGCCCGTTCCTGGAGACGGTGACCCGCGTCGACGCGGCCACGGTATCCCTGGTTCTCCTGGTGATTGGTGCCGCGGGATTTGCGGGCACCCTGCTGATCGGCCGTTATTTGGGGAAGCGGCTGTACCGGACGCTGGTTGCCATCCCGGTGCTCATGGCGATCATCGCCGCCGCCCTCGTTCCTACCGGTGACTGGCTCGCCGCCGTCGTGGTTCTCCTGGGACTTTGGGGCCTGATGTCCACCTCCGCGCCGGTGGGGTGGTGGAGCTGGATCGCCAAGGCCATGCCGCACAACGCCGAGGCCGGTGGCGGATTGATGGTGGCCGTCATCCAGACCTCGATCGCCCTCGGTTCAACTCTGGGCGGAGTCCTGTTCGATTCTGCCGGCTACCGCGGCACCTTCCTGGCCGCTGCCGCAATCCTTGCGGCGGCGACCGTCCTGGCGTTCATGACGTCCCGCGTTACAGACCGAACTGCCGGGACATCCAACACACTGTCCAGCAACCCCGACTAA
- a CDS encoding DUF817 domain-containing protein, which produces MRNSTSVEQRIDERARRFLAAAPAGGAKAKLTEFVVFALKQGWACIFGAALLAVLMAARLWYPDHAGLARNDFLTVAAVVIQILMVAFRLETLRELRVIVLFHLVGTVMELFKTDMGSWSYEAEGVLRIGAVPLFSGFMYAAVGSYMVRVYRLFDLRFAGYPRRWITAILASAIYANFFTHHYIWDLRWVLLAAVTVVFGRCVMHFRVFRREFRMPLVVAFLLVALFIWLAENIATWSGAWLYPSQVDEWHPVGLEKLVAWFLLMIISVVLVAWVYKPQPPETDNIPRREAPSTAVLP; this is translated from the coding sequence GTGCGTAATTCAACTTCAGTTGAGCAGCGGATCGACGAACGGGCCCGCCGCTTCCTGGCCGCGGCCCCCGCCGGTGGTGCCAAAGCGAAGCTGACAGAGTTCGTTGTCTTCGCCCTCAAGCAGGGCTGGGCCTGCATCTTCGGCGCCGCGCTGCTGGCGGTGCTCATGGCGGCCAGGCTCTGGTACCCGGACCACGCCGGCCTGGCGCGCAATGATTTCCTGACCGTCGCCGCCGTCGTTATCCAGATCCTGATGGTGGCGTTCAGGCTGGAAACCCTGCGCGAGCTGCGGGTGATCGTCCTGTTCCATCTGGTGGGGACCGTGATGGAGCTGTTCAAGACCGATATGGGTTCCTGGTCCTACGAGGCCGAAGGCGTCCTGCGCATAGGTGCCGTGCCGCTCTTCAGCGGGTTCATGTACGCGGCCGTTGGCTCGTACATGGTGCGCGTCTACCGGCTCTTCGACCTCAGGTTCGCGGGCTATCCCCGCCGCTGGATCACGGCCATCCTGGCCTCCGCCATTTACGCCAACTTCTTCACCCACCACTACATCTGGGACCTGCGCTGGGTGCTGCTCGCCGCCGTCACGGTGGTGTTTGGCCGGTGCGTAATGCACTTCCGGGTATTCCGCCGGGAGTTCCGGATGCCTCTGGTGGTCGCGTTCCTGCTGGTGGCATTGTTCATCTGGCTCGCAGAAAACATCGCCACGTGGTCCGGCGCCTGGCTCTACCCCAGCCAGGTGGACGAATGGCACCCCGTCGGCCTGGAGAAACTGGTGGCCTGGTTCCTGCTGATGATCATCTCCGTGGTGCTGGTCGCCTGGGTCTACAAACCACAGCCGCCGGAAACAGACAACATACCGCGGCGGGAAGCTCCGTCAACGGCCGTGCTCCCCTAA
- a CDS encoding oxygenase MpaB family protein: MVQGVADYRAEGIMLAGAGRAILLQLANPAIGRGVAAHSTFTQRPVNRLKGTLTYVYAITYGNDEQVREVRRRVNRAHVPVRRGADESSAGYNAFDPALQLWVAATLYDTALTIIEKIHGPLDDETADAMYQDYARIGTALQLPPGMWPKDRAAFRHYWEEQVSALRAEEEGVRVGRGLLFPRRTALWYRAIMPPARFLTAGLLPAQLRQDFGLEWSDRHQRRYDRSWRVIAVAYPRLPRGIRHWFKDYCLAELEKDLRRNRQPSRHQGISA, from the coding sequence ATGGTGCAGGGAGTTGCCGATTACCGGGCAGAAGGCATAATGCTCGCCGGGGCGGGACGCGCCATCCTGCTGCAGCTTGCCAACCCTGCCATCGGCCGCGGCGTCGCGGCACACAGTACCTTCACGCAACGCCCGGTTAACCGGCTCAAGGGCACGCTCACGTACGTCTACGCCATCACCTACGGAAACGATGAGCAGGTGAGGGAAGTCCGGCGCAGGGTGAACCGGGCCCATGTACCCGTCCGCCGCGGTGCCGACGAATCGTCCGCCGGCTACAACGCCTTCGATCCGGCGCTGCAGCTGTGGGTGGCAGCAACTCTTTACGACACAGCGCTCACCATCATCGAGAAGATTCACGGCCCGCTCGACGACGAGACCGCCGATGCGATGTACCAGGACTATGCGCGGATCGGTACCGCCCTTCAGCTTCCGCCGGGGATGTGGCCGAAAGACAGGGCGGCCTTCCGCCACTACTGGGAGGAGCAAGTGTCTGCCCTCCGCGCTGAGGAAGAGGGCGTCCGCGTTGGACGGGGCCTGCTGTTTCCCAGGCGTACGGCCCTTTGGTACCGCGCCATCATGCCACCGGCCCGGTTCCTCACGGCCGGGCTCCTTCCCGCCCAGCTACGGCAGGACTTTGGCCTGGAATGGAGCGATCGCCACCAGCGCAGGTACGACCGGTCCTGGCGCGTTATTGCCGTGGCCTACCCCAGGCTTCCGCGCGGCATCAGGCACTGGTTCAAGGACTACTGCCTGGCAGAGCTCGAAAAAGATTTGCGCAGGAACCGCCAGCCAAGCCGGCACCAGGGGATCAGTGCGTAA
- the ilvD gene encoding dihydroxy-acid dehydratase, with protein sequence MPALRSKTVTHGRNMAGARALLRASGVANSDIGKPIIAVANSFTEFVPGHTHLAPVGRIVSDAILAAGAVPREFNTIAVDDGIAMGHSGMLYSLPSRDLIADSVEYMVNAHCADALVCISNCDKITPGMLMAALRLNIPVVFVSGGPMEAGRVTLTDGSVRSLDLVNAIADAVDESISDADINLIEENACPTCGSCSGMFTANSMNCLTEAIGLSLPGNGSVLATHTARKALYEKAGATVVDLVKRYYDGDDDSVLPRSIATAKAFDNAMALDISMGGSTNTILHLLAAAQEAGVDYGLAEMDAKSRQVPCLAKVAPNVAKDKTYYMEDVHRAGGIPALLGELNRGGLLHKDVHSVHSADLDGWLDDWDIRGGKATEEAKALWHAAPGGVRSSTAFSQSNEWTSLDTDAAGGCIRSVEHAYSKDGGLAVLRGNVAVDGAVVKTAGVDESIWTFSGPAVVCESQDEAVEKILNKSIKEGDVVVIRYEGPKGGPGMQEMLYPTSFLKGRGLGKKCALITDGRFSGGTSGLSIGHISPEAASGGAIALVEDGDIISINISERSLQLEVSDEILAERREKLLINGGYKPKDRDRQVSAALRAYAAMATSADKGAVRDVSLLEQ encoded by the coding sequence ATGCCTGCACTCCGCTCTAAAACAGTCACCCACGGCCGCAACATGGCCGGCGCCCGCGCACTGCTGCGCGCCTCCGGCGTCGCCAACTCGGATATCGGCAAGCCGATCATTGCCGTGGCCAACAGCTTCACCGAATTCGTCCCCGGCCACACCCACCTCGCCCCCGTGGGAAGGATCGTCTCCGACGCGATCCTCGCCGCCGGCGCCGTGCCGCGGGAGTTCAACACCATTGCCGTGGACGACGGCATCGCCATGGGCCACTCCGGCATGCTCTACTCGCTGCCGTCCCGCGACCTGATCGCCGACTCCGTGGAATACATGGTCAACGCCCACTGCGCCGACGCCCTGGTCTGCATCTCCAACTGCGACAAGATCACTCCCGGCATGCTCATGGCCGCGCTGCGCCTGAACATTCCCGTGGTGTTTGTCTCCGGCGGCCCCATGGAAGCCGGCCGCGTGACCCTGACCGACGGCTCCGTGCGCTCCCTGGACCTGGTGAACGCGATCGCCGACGCCGTGGACGAGTCCATCTCCGACGCCGACATCAACCTCATCGAAGAGAACGCCTGCCCCACCTGTGGATCCTGCTCCGGCATGTTCACCGCCAACTCGATGAACTGCCTCACCGAGGCCATCGGCCTGTCCCTGCCCGGCAACGGCTCCGTGCTGGCCACCCACACCGCCCGCAAGGCGCTGTACGAGAAGGCCGGCGCCACCGTCGTCGACCTGGTGAAGCGCTATTACGACGGCGACGACGACTCCGTGCTGCCGCGCTCCATCGCCACGGCCAAGGCGTTCGACAACGCCATGGCCCTGGACATCTCGATGGGCGGCTCCACCAACACCATCCTGCACCTGCTGGCCGCAGCCCAGGAGGCTGGTGTGGACTATGGACTGGCCGAGATGGACGCCAAGTCCCGCCAGGTCCCTTGCCTGGCAAAGGTGGCGCCGAACGTTGCCAAGGACAAGACCTACTACATGGAGGATGTGCACCGCGCCGGCGGCATCCCTGCGCTGCTCGGCGAGCTGAACCGCGGCGGCCTCCTGCACAAGGACGTCCACTCCGTGCACTCCGCCGACCTCGACGGCTGGCTGGATGACTGGGACATCCGCGGCGGCAAGGCCACGGAGGAAGCCAAGGCCCTCTGGCACGCGGCCCCCGGCGGGGTCCGCTCCTCCACCGCTTTCTCCCAGTCGAACGAATGGACCTCCCTGGACACCGACGCCGCAGGAGGCTGCATCCGCTCCGTGGAACACGCCTACTCCAAGGACGGCGGCCTGGCCGTGCTCCGCGGCAACGTGGCCGTCGACGGCGCCGTCGTGAAGACCGCAGGCGTGGATGAGTCCATCTGGACGTTCTCCGGCCCGGCCGTGGTGTGCGAGTCCCAGGACGAGGCCGTGGAAAAGATCCTGAACAAGTCCATTAAGGAAGGCGACGTGGTGGTCATCCGCTACGAGGGCCCCAAGGGCGGACCGGGCATGCAGGAAATGCTGTACCCGACGTCGTTCCTCAAGGGCCGCGGCCTGGGCAAGAAGTGCGCCCTCATCACGGACGGCCGCTTCTCCGGCGGTACCTCCGGCCTGTCCATCGGGCACATCTCCCCGGAAGCTGCCTCCGGCGGCGCCATCGCCCTGGTGGAGGACGGCGACATCATCAGCATCAACATCAGCGAGCGCTCCCTGCAGTTGGAGGTCTCCGATGAGATCCTTGCTGAACGCCGCGAGAAGCTGCTGATCAACGGCGGCTACAAGCCCAAGGACCGGGACCGCCAGGTGTCTGCCGCGCTGCGTGCGTACGCCGCGATGGCCACGTCCGCGGACAAGGGGGCTGTCCGGGACGTGTCGCTGCTGGAGCAGTGA
- a CDS encoding helix-turn-helix transcriptional regulator: protein MNDPGRRKELGLFLRARRDQALRADYGLPPIGRSRERGLRREEVAFLSGVSVTWYTWLEQGRDISPSRQVLEAVSRALHLSSTGLGYVLSLGGYASAAPASPAADTAPPHIQRLMDALDPNPAFALFPDWGVAGWNRAYAALYPNIDTVTPADRNLLWLVFTDPYVRDLLPDWETTSKRFLAEFRAETGQRLGDPDIQYQVERLKEASPEFRQGWDLYDILGFESRERLFHHPAVGVLQLEHHQVSPSDRPDLHIVVYTPAPGSDAAAQMQSLMAAAG, encoded by the coding sequence GTGAATGATCCCGGGCGGCGCAAAGAACTTGGCCTCTTCCTGCGGGCCCGGCGCGACCAGGCGCTGCGGGCCGACTATGGCCTGCCCCCGATTGGCCGCAGCCGTGAGCGGGGGTTGCGGCGTGAAGAGGTTGCCTTCCTGTCCGGCGTCAGCGTGACCTGGTACACGTGGCTTGAACAGGGCCGCGACATTAGCCCGTCCCGCCAGGTCCTGGAAGCGGTCAGCCGCGCACTGCACCTTTCAAGTACAGGCCTTGGCTATGTGCTGTCCCTTGGCGGATACGCGTCGGCCGCTCCCGCCAGCCCCGCCGCCGATACGGCACCGCCCCACATCCAAAGACTGATGGATGCGCTGGATCCCAATCCGGCTTTCGCCTTGTTCCCGGACTGGGGCGTGGCCGGGTGGAACAGGGCCTACGCAGCTCTCTACCCCAACATCGACACCGTGACGCCGGCGGACCGGAACCTGCTGTGGCTGGTGTTCACGGACCCCTATGTCCGGGACCTGCTCCCCGACTGGGAAACCACCAGCAAGAGGTTCCTTGCCGAGTTCCGGGCCGAGACCGGGCAGCGGCTGGGCGATCCCGACATCCAGTACCAGGTGGAGCGGCTCAAGGAAGCGAGCCCGGAGTTCCGGCAGGGCTGGGACCTCTACGACATCCTGGGCTTTGAATCCCGCGAGCGCCTCTTCCACCACCCCGCGGTGGGGGTGCTGCAGCTGGAGCACCACCAGGTGTCCCCGTCGGACCGGCCGGACCTGCACATCGTGGTCTACACGCCGGCCCCCGGCAGCGACGCCGCCGCGCAGATGCAGTCCCTGATGGCTGCCGCCGGCTAA
- a CDS encoding amidohydrolase, which yields MDVRDSSFELELAWQVPLYEQIHRNPELGLAEHATSAAVAAKLAGWGFDVRHFGGTGVVGVLANGAGPCVLARADMDALPVTEATGASYASAVPGVMHACAHDMHVVALLGAAKYLADHRDTWQGTYVALFQPAEETAAGSQAMLDDGLAAGIPRPDIALAQHVMPTEAGTIGTTPGPVLSAGDSLRITVHGRGAHGSMPHKAVDPVVLAASIVLRLQTVVSRETTPGEFAVLTVGSVNAGATANIIPDRAELLLNLRTYSMATRSQMIAAIERIVRGECAAAGSPQEPGFEYYDQYPLTSNDPEANTRVTAAFTRSFGSDAVYRTAPQTASEDFSRIPDAFGSPYVYWIVGSVPRDLYRRAVEAGTVDTDIPANHSPFFLPAVDPTLRMATQAQATAALAYLGTGAG from the coding sequence ATGGACGTCAGGGACAGCAGCTTCGAGCTTGAACTGGCATGGCAGGTACCGCTCTACGAGCAGATCCACCGGAACCCCGAGCTTGGCCTTGCCGAACACGCAACATCCGCGGCCGTCGCGGCGAAGCTGGCCGGCTGGGGCTTTGACGTCCGGCACTTCGGCGGTACCGGCGTCGTAGGCGTTCTTGCCAACGGCGCCGGTCCCTGCGTCCTGGCCCGGGCGGACATGGACGCCCTCCCCGTCACCGAGGCCACCGGCGCATCGTACGCCTCCGCCGTTCCAGGGGTGATGCACGCCTGCGCGCACGACATGCACGTGGTGGCCCTGCTGGGCGCGGCAAAGTACCTCGCTGACCACCGGGACACTTGGCAGGGCACCTACGTTGCCCTGTTCCAGCCGGCGGAGGAGACGGCAGCGGGTTCCCAGGCAATGCTCGACGACGGCCTGGCCGCCGGAATCCCGCGGCCGGACATTGCGCTGGCCCAGCACGTCATGCCCACCGAGGCGGGAACCATCGGCACCACGCCGGGACCCGTGCTGTCCGCCGGCGATTCCCTCCGGATCACCGTCCACGGCCGCGGAGCCCATGGATCCATGCCACACAAGGCGGTGGATCCCGTGGTGCTGGCCGCCTCGATCGTCCTTCGCTTGCAGACCGTGGTGTCCAGGGAAACCACGCCGGGGGAGTTCGCCGTGCTGACCGTTGGATCGGTGAACGCCGGGGCCACCGCCAACATCATCCCGGACCGCGCCGAACTGCTGCTCAACCTGCGGACCTACAGTATGGCGACCCGGAGCCAGATGATTGCAGCCATCGAACGCATTGTCCGCGGCGAGTGCGCTGCGGCTGGCTCGCCGCAGGAACCCGGGTTCGAGTACTACGACCAGTACCCGCTGACCAGCAACGATCCGGAGGCCAACACCCGGGTCACCGCGGCCTTCACCAGGTCCTTCGGGTCGGATGCCGTCTACCGCACCGCCCCGCAGACGGCGTCCGAGGATTTCAGTCGCATCCCCGACGCTTTCGGGAGTCCCTACGTGTACTGGATTGTCGGTTCCGTTCCCCGGGACCTTTACCGCCGGGCCGTGGAAGCGGGGACTGTGGACACGGACATTCCGGCCAACCACTCGCCGTTCTTCCTGCCGGCCGTGGACCCCACCCTGCGCATGGCCACGCAAGCACAGGCCACCGCGGCCTTGGCTTACCTTGGCACCGGCGCCGGTTAG
- a CDS encoding polysaccharide deacetylase family protein, which produces MNQPAIADALHSITWPNGAKAAASFTFDVDAESCTIAHDPTSTRRMSLMTHQSYGPKIAVPRLLKILERQDIKATFFIPGFTAESYPDVVRRIVADGHEVAHHGYLHEPMQGISAATEASYIDRGLEALAKVAGIRPVGYRAPWWELNWHSPGLLADRGFLYDSSLLDGDAPYRFAVAADDPRDLVEIPVDWTLDDWEQYAFYPGVTGSGVIESPAKVLEMWTLEAEAHHSQGSCFVLTNHPFISGRPSKAVALEQLIERVKSMDGMWVTTMEQIALHTRATVNEVHTHARIDVPVFPGAGAQFQPAVVRQGVLA; this is translated from the coding sequence GTGAACCAGCCCGCCATTGCGGACGCCCTGCACAGCATCACCTGGCCCAACGGTGCCAAGGCCGCCGCGTCCTTCACCTTCGACGTCGATGCCGAATCCTGCACCATCGCCCACGATCCCACCAGCACCCGGCGCATGTCGCTGATGACCCACCAGTCCTACGGCCCCAAGATCGCGGTGCCGCGGCTGCTGAAGATCCTGGAGCGCCAGGACATCAAGGCCACGTTTTTCATCCCCGGCTTCACCGCAGAGTCCTACCCTGATGTGGTGCGCCGGATCGTGGCCGACGGACACGAGGTGGCCCACCACGGCTACCTCCATGAACCCATGCAGGGCATCAGCGCCGCCACCGAGGCCAGCTACATCGACCGCGGCCTGGAGGCCCTGGCAAAGGTGGCCGGGATTCGGCCCGTGGGCTACCGGGCACCGTGGTGGGAGCTGAACTGGCACTCGCCGGGCCTGCTGGCGGACCGCGGCTTCCTCTACGATTCCAGCCTGCTCGACGGCGACGCCCCCTACCGCTTCGCCGTCGCCGCCGATGATCCCAGGGACCTCGTGGAGATTCCCGTGGACTGGACCCTGGACGACTGGGAACAGTACGCCTTCTACCCCGGCGTGACCGGCAGCGGCGTGATCGAGAGCCCGGCCAAGGTGCTGGAAATGTGGACGCTTGAAGCCGAGGCACACCACTCCCAGGGAAGCTGCTTCGTGCTGACCAACCACCCGTTCATCTCCGGCCGGCCGTCCAAGGCTGTGGCCCTGGAGCAGCTGATCGAGCGGGTGAAGAGCATGGACGGCATGTGGGTGACCACGATGGAACAGATCGCCTTGCACACCAGGGCCACCGTGAACGAGGTCCACACCCACGCCCGGATCGACGTGCCGGTATTCCCGGGCGCGGGTGCACAGTTTCAGCCGGCCGTGGTGCGGCAGGGGGTGCTGGCCTAG